Proteins from a genomic interval of Zonotrichia leucophrys gambelii isolate GWCS_2022_RI chromosome 5, RI_Zleu_2.0, whole genome shotgun sequence:
- the RPS29 gene encoding small ribosomal subunit protein uS14: MGHQQLYWSHPRKFGQGSRSCRVCSNRHGLIRKYGLNMCRQCFRQYAKDIGFIKLD, translated from the exons ATGGGCCACCAGCAGCTCTACTGGAGCCACCCCAGGAAGTTCGGGCAGGGCTCTCGCTCTTG CCGCGTGTGCTCCAACCGCCACGGCCTCATCCGCAAGTACGGGCTCAACATGTGCCGGCAGTGCTTCCGCCAGTACGCCAAGGACATCGGCTTCATCAAG CTGGACTGA